TTGATAGTTAAATCCTGTGCTTTACTATTTGCAAGCCTAAGATTATTCACAGATGACAATAAAGCCTCTTTCGTTTTCTGTAAATGATCCATCGTTTTATCAATTTCATCTATAGCTGTTTTAAATTTACGGCTAGCAAGATCAAAATTACCTGCAAACCCTTCCTTAAATTTATTTATATCATTCTCAAAATTTGTAATATCAATATTTTGACTTCTCACCAATGCAAGCTCTGTCTTATATTTAAGTGAATTCATAGCAGCATTATGAAGCACTGTTATTATAGGAATAAAAAACTGAGGACGGACTACATACATTTTGGGGTATTTATGCGAAACATCAACAATACCGGAGTTATATAAATCATTATCAATTTCCAATAACGTAACCAAAACAGCATACTCACATTTTTTTTCTAATCGATCTTTATCAAGTTCTTGTAAAAAATCCTCGTTCTTATGTTTTGTAGCCGTCTCGTCTCCTTCGTTTTTCATCTCAAACATAATTGAAATTATTTCAGTACCAGATTCATCCACATCTCTATAAATGTAGTCTCCCTTACTCCCACTTCTAGAATCATTATCTTTTTCAAAATAGGCCTTTGGAAAAGCAGTAGCTCGAAGTTTGTTAAATTCCACCTCACAATGTTGCTCTAATGTTTCGCCTACCATTTTTGTTGACAATCTAAGTTTCATATCTTTACGAAGAGCAATCTCATCATCTTTCATCTTGATAACATCATCTTTAGTCTTAAGTTCGGCAGAAAATTTCTCGGTTAGAGACTTCTCAAGTAATTGTTTTTCTATCTCTTTATTTCTTACTTCATTAACTAAATCATTTCGTTCTTTCTCAATTTTTTTTGTTGCTTCTGTAACAGCAAGTTTTTTCTCAATATCTGCTGTCTGAATTCTTATGTTCAGAGCTGCAATTTCCTGGTCTCTTTTTGCAAGTGCTTCCTTTTCTTTAATTTCAGCTTCAAGTCTTTTCTCTTTTTCTATACTACGTTTCGCAACTTCTAATTGCGTATCAAACTCATCCGTTTTGATTGATTTAATTAGGTTATCGATTGAAGATTTATCAATATCTGTTTCATGTATTGATTTAAGATCAACCAAATCACCTTTTTGAGCATCCTCCAATAGCACCAAAGTGTTTTCGTCTTGAATAGAAACTTTTATTTTTTTCATAAAACCAATTATACTCTACTAAATAAAGATGAAAAAGAAAATCCTAAAAATTACCGGTGTGACTTTCTTGATATTACTGTTAGCTACATTTATATATTCAAGAATTCTCCAGTCCCAAGCAGATGAAAACGGAAAAATTTTCGACGATAGATGTAATAATGTAAATCCAGCCTTAATCGCTTATAAAAATTCTTATCTTCAGATGTGGCAAGTTATGAACAATAATGGCTCAAAAGATGAAGCAATGCAAGATTTCAATAACTATATTTCAGGTATTCAAAAATATATTCCCCTCGAAAATAACTGGTTAGACAAAGATTCAAAATATATAAATAACTGGGCATTCCAAATATTTCAGCCAAAATATATCAAAGATTTAGCAACTCTCCAATACAATATGTATAAAGCTCAAAGAGATGACGCAGAGTACATTCAAAATCTCTTCGAAAACCCAAATAGTCAAAATAATACTGATCCAACAATTCCGGCAAAAAATCTTCAAGATGCAAGTAATAAATATTTTAGTGCGCAAGATGCTGCATCAAAAAAGAAAGACTGGAGAAAATTACTATGGACAGAGCCACCAGTCAATTGCGATCGCAAAAATCTAATTATTCCAAATACTTCAATTGATAATATCTTTGCAACTCCAGTTCCAGAAGTTAAAAATCCAGAACAAACAGGTTAAGCTTTCTCATATTCTTTCACAGCTTTTCTATAAGCACAATAATCACAAGCCTCTCCACACTCTGGAAGTTCATCAGACTTCAAACAATTGATTGCATTCATTATTGTTTCTGCAATCCATGAAGTATCCCCTTTATAGGCAATTAATTTGATATCAAATTCAAGCTTTGCATCAAATGCTTTTCTATCTGTGTTGCCGTTACAATAAACAAAATATCCAGTGTCAGAAACTTTAAATCCATTTTTACGAAATAGCCACTGATAAACTTCCATTTGCCTTTTATAAGCTATCTGCCAATCAGCATCCAAATTAACTTCCGTCTCCTTTGAAGTAGATTTGTAGTCAACAATAATAAACTCGCCAGCTAGGTTTACCCACACATCATCAACTCCTCCAGTAATAATCACATTTGTCCCATCTATTGGCGCAGTTACTCCTCTTCTTAATGAATCTCTCCATTCATCAATTTTCTCGTGTGCTAGAGGAATTGCATCAATTCCATACGCTTTCATTAAAGGATGCTGCGTTTTTGCATTTCGGTGAATATCAAATTCTTTTTTAAGAAGCTTATCAACAGCACTATTTAAAGAAAACGGATAAGATGGAGGTTGAGAAACCCCAAGTCGCCGATCCAAATAAAAACACCTCGGGCAATTTATAAAAAGATCAATTTTAGAGCGGCTAAGCCGAAAAGGCTCGCGAGATTCCGGATCATAAATATTTCTTTTCCTGTTTGGTTTGTAATAATCAGACATAATTTAAAAGAATATCGAATGAATGTTTACCTACATACCAAGCTCCAGCATTAAACAAAAGAGGAGATGTGTGTTCAATTAAACATTTATTTATTATTTTGCTTTTAGTCACTTCTCTGTCATCTCTCGGTTCAGTAACTCCAAGTTTATCACTAACTTGCTTTACCCATGTATCAATTGGCTGAAAGTAAATAAAATCTTGCTTTTTTATTTCATTTTCTAATTCAAAAACCAAAGCCAAATCTCGAAGAAAAAATGTTGCAATCTTATCAGCAACCCCGTAAATATTACATAATTCTTGATAAACACCAGAAATATTTCCATCATGAATTTGTTCAATAGAATATAAAACAATATTTCTTCCGTTGTTGTGTCTGATCATTTCTATTGTCTGACAAATCATTCTTCTATCAACCCTATTATTAACTTTATTTGCAACCAAAAGCTCCTCAAATTCACTCGATTTAAATCTTTTAATATTATTTTTTAAGTCAAAATTCTCTACAACTTCCATCGCACGTTTCTGAAAATTTTCAGAAATTTCATCCTTCCTTCCTCTATAAAACGACTTAGAAAAGAAAAACTTCAACCCCTCATACCAATCACTTTTTATTTCATCTCTCCTGCCAATATCAGCCACCAAAAATTCTCCCACATATTTCTCACCAAACTCTCCAATGGTTTTTATATTCATTTTCACCACTCAAATATTTCTACAATTTTTTCTATTGCTGTTTTGATTCTGTCGATAATCCCTTGTCTTTCTAGAATATGCGGTGTTTGAGGCAATGAATCAACAATATCTTGGCCGCTTGGCAGTTTTTGAGTATATAAATATTCACTAATTAATTTTTCAAATTTTTCTTCTTGGATGTTTTCCTTTATTGCAATTTCTTTAAGTTGTTTTGATCGCTCACTATTCCAAAAGTTTTCAAATGCGTCTTCTGCCTTGCCAGAATCAACAACCTTAGGTAAATTCTCCTCAATAAACTTTCTTATTAGCTCCTTTTTGCTTCGAAGCTTTACGCTATGATCAAATAGTTTGAGTATCTCTTCGGTTTTCTTCTCACGAAGAGCTTTGGAAGTAATATCTTTAAGTCCCGCAATAAGTTTAATAATATAATCAAAATCAATAATATCACGCACTGTTAACTCAATTTCAAAATCAATTTGATCAAGAACCGATTCTTCTTCAGTTTGGTTTTTCCTTTTTTCATAAATATCTAAATATTTACTTTGATAATCATAAAATTCCTGTTCTGTTATTCCAAGATTGTCAAAAGAAAATTCGGCAAAGGTTTCCAAGGACGATTTTATTCTAAGCAAATCACGAAATGTTTTAACAAAAGAAGCTTTTTCTTCATCTCCCTGCAAATTATCTACTGATTCTACTGTTGGAGTCTTTTCTCTAAGTTCTTGTAGTTTGATTTCAAACTCTATCTTTTGTTCTTCATATGGTTTTTTGAATACAATTTCCCTTGCGTTCTCATCGCCAAACAAAGCAAGTGCTTGGTCAGTAGCTTCTTTTAAATTCCGAAATGTTACAATATTTCCATGAGGTTTATCAGCATTCAAAAGTCTATTTGTTCTTGAGTATGCTTGAATAAGTCCATGATAACGAAGGTTTTTATCAACATATAAAGTATTAAGCCTTGCACTATCAAATCCAGTTAAAAACATGTTTACAACCAACACTAAATCTACCTCTTTATCTTTAATTCTTTTTTGTAAATCTTTGTAATAATTATAAAACTTATCAGTAGAAAAATTTGTTCCAAAAACTTCGTTATAGTCTTTAATACATTTTTCTAAAAATTCCCGGGACTGTTCATTTACAGCCCCTTCTGCAAAAACATCAACATCAAGCATATCTGTTGATTCTTCTTCATTTGCCTGATATGTAAAAATTGTTGCAAGCTTAAAATCTTCAGGTTTTCGGGTCTTTAGATGCTTATAATATTTTTTCAAAACTTCAATGTTAGAAACCGCAAAAAAAGCATTAAATTTTCCATTCTTTGTTTTCTTTTTCCAATCACTCAAAATATAATCCGTAATTTTCGAAACCCTATCATCACTTTCTAAAACCTCTTTAGTATCAATTCCTGAAACCGTAGGATCAACAAAATTATCCATATATACAGTATCTGGAAACTTTTGTTTATATTTACCAACATACTCAACAGCAAATCCTAAAACATTTTTATCTTCAATTGCATGAGTAATAACATATTTATGCAAGCATTCTCCAAACACATCTGCAGTGGTTACCCCACCAATGTTGTTTTCTGCAAAAATCGGAGTGCCTGTAAACCCAAACATCTGGGCGTTATGGAAAAAATTTCTAATTCGCGCATTTGTCAGACCAAACTGACTTCTGTGACATTCATCAAAAATAATTATCACTTTTTCGTCTTGCAAATAAGCAAACTGGTCCAAATATTTTTCGCGCCTTATAGCAACATCCAGTTTTTGAATTGTTGTAACAATTAATTTTCTATTTTTATCTTTCAGCTGCTTAACTAAATTTTTAGTATTTTCTGTCCCGTCCACAGAATCTTTGGAAAAAGAGTTAAATTCTTTAGTTGTCTGAATATCTAAATCTTTTCTATCAACTACAAAAAGTATTTTTTTAACTTCAGGAATTCTAGAAAGTATTTGGCTAGTTTTAAAAGAAGTTAAAGTCTTTCCTGATCCAGTTGTATGCCAGATATATCCATTTTTATTTCCTTCACGAACTCGTTTTTGGATAGCCTTCACTGCATAATACTGATAGGGCCGCAAAATCATCATTGTCCTATCTTTGGCTTCGGCTAAAACAATATATTCAGCAATCATTTCTGAAAGGTTACATTTTTCTAAAAATACATCAGCAAATTCGTTTAACTTTGTAATTTTCCTGTTCTTCTCATCTGTCCAAAAGAAAGTTTGTTCAAAAAATTGCCTTGGATTATTAGCAAAATATTTCGTATTTACGCCATTACTAATTACAAATATTTGAATATATTCAAACAAAGTTCCAGTAAAAGTATTTCTCTGATAGCGATTTATCTGATTAAAGGCTTCTTTCATTTCAACGCCTCGCCTCTTTAATTCTATTTGAACAAGTGGAAGTCCATTCACAAGAAGCGTTACATCATATCTATTTTTATAATTCCCCATTTGCGTTATCTGATGAGCAACTTGATAAACATTACGGCACCACTGATCCATATTAAAAAAGCGAATATAAAAAGTTGTCTCATCATCTCGGTGCAATAAAAATCTATCACGCAAAGTTTTACCTTTATCAAATCTATCACCATGCATAAGATGATTAAGAATTTTCTCAAATTCCCTGTCAGTAAGTTTAGTTTCATTAAACTTTTCAAGTTGAAGTTTAAGATTTGTTATTAAAGCGGTGGAGTCAGGAATTGTAACACTCTCAAACCCCAGCTTATTAAGCTGTTGTATAAGTTCCAGTTCTAGTTGTGCTTCAGATTGTGTGGTCATGTTAGTTTTGATTGTCTCTCTTTTTAATTTTTTCTTTTTCATCTTCAGGGAGACTGTCGAACAATCTGTTAACTTCTTTTGGTTCACTAATCGTCTTTTCAGCGATAAAGTTAATAACCTCAAAAAGTTTTAACGCTATATCTTTATTATCAGAAAGATCAATTTGTCCAGGGTGAACTGCGTTGTTTCCTGTTATCCTTACATAATCAAGTGCTTTCTGAATCGTAGGATTAAGTCCGTTAGCGATTAATTTCTTTATATCTTCATTAATATTATTTCCTTCTTCACCAAGTTGTTTTAATAATTTTTGTAATGACAGTCGCAGAAGTGCAGCCGAGCCCCTAGGAGATTTATGAAGTATCTCCGCTGCTTCTTTATAGTCTCTTTTTATATCTGGATTTAAATCATCATTCGGATCGTCTACTGAAATTTTATCTGGATAAACGATGTCTTGATTCAACCAAAACATATAATTTCCGCAATGTTCACATCTAGAAATTCTCCACTCTACAGAAAGTGCTTCATCAAAAGGAGTATTGTTTCTGATAACAAAATCGGAAAAATGTAGATTCGTTGCCCTTATATGCGCCCAAAATTGTTTTGCATAAACACCGCAGTGAGGACAATGAAATTGACCTTCGTTAAATTTTGGAGGATAAAATTTTGATTTAGCCATATTTATACAAACATCCTTTGCATTAAGCCTTTTTTCCAATTTTCTGCCATAGAAATTTGCTGTTGCTTGGATTGTAGAAGATTATCAATTGAAGTCAAGAAATTGGCAATTTTTTCTTGCTCTTTAGTACTCGCAGGTATTGTCACAATTATTTCAGAAAAATGCTTAAATTTAAGGTTCCAAGTATCTGATGTAAGCCCTTGAGAATATCTATAAAAATTAAACACTATTCGAGGATATTTAAAAAGATATCCAAAAAAAATAACATTGCCTTTTTTAGGTCTAACAACTGTATATGCAGGACTCACTATGCCATCAAAACTAGAAACAGCAGACGCACCTTGCCACATACGCATGGTGTTATATGCTATGTCTCCAACTCGAACTATTTTATACTTGGATTTGTCTAAACTAGAACTATCTTTCTTAATTGTTGTATCTTGCTTAACAATGCCCTTACTTTGCGAAATAGATAACATTTCAAAACTTTGATTTTCTTTTCTGTCGTTGCATTCGTCAAACAAATCTCCTAATTTATTTTCTTCCCATTTAGGAAAATTTTTACCATTATCATCTTTATATCTTATTTTTTGACTAAAAATCTTTTGCATCATGCCTTTTTTGTATTTTTCTAATTCCTCCTGTTGTTTTTTAAGGCTTTCAATCCAAGAATCTACAGAAGTTAAAAATAAGGCAATTTTCTGTTGTTCATCTGAATTTGGTAAAGAAATACGAATTGCCAAAAACCCAGGTTGCGAAATATTTTTCATACTATTACTCGTGCCTGTAGCAATAGTCGATAACTTACTTCTAATTTTACCTTCTGAAATCAGAAAGCTTATAAATTCACCATTGCTATATTTATTAAACTCAACTAGCCAAAGTCGATCAGGAAGATATAAATCGTCATGGTCTTCATAAACATAGGCACTTTCACCTACTAAACCGGGGGTGTTCATCCTACTAACAATTACAGTTCCCTTTTTAGGATTAATTTTTGCTCTCTTATTCTCACTCAACAAAATAGTTTTATGCTCATAAGGCTTAAATTTTCTTTTAAAAACTGCACTTGTTTTTAAAATACCCAACTCGCTAGTTAACTTTAATCTTTCTTCAGAATTGACACTTACTCCTGTCTTAATTCGCCACACTACATCCCCCATTTTTTTTTCTTCCCACTCCCCACTAAATTCAGGAAATCTGAGTTTGGGAATTTTAATCATCATGTTTATTTCTTTGCTTCTAAAAGTTTTTGCTCTTCTTCGTCTTCTTTAATAAAAGTTCGTAATTGCCTTTCTGCCGAGTCTATCAAAAGTGTCACCCTCTCCTTTTGCGTTTTCTTTTCATTTATAAAATGTGCATTCAAATTTTCCAGGTTTGCAAGTATAACTAATTCCTGAGAGGATGCATAATCTCGTTGATTTCGTCCTGATTTTGTCAATTTCTTATTTTTGGCTCTCCATTCTGAAGCAGTTTGACCAAATACAATTTTGTTCAAAAGATCTGCCTCATCTATATATACAAATGTTTCGTCTGATTTAGCTAATTGGAGAAATGGTAGCAGCACATTTTTAATAGAATCAGTGTGCAACTTGTAGTTGACTCTACTCAAATATCTATGTGCATCCCATCGTGCAAATTTCTGCTCACGCTCCTTCAACCTTTGAAATTCTGTAATTATCAACAACTTAAACTCAGGACTCAGCCAACTTCCAAACTCAAAAGCGATATCTTTGTGTGCGTATGTTCCACCATACCGTCCTTTTTTAGAAAAAATACCTTTTGCACCTGTCTTCAATATCCAATCAGCAACTGATGGATTAAAGCTATTCGAACCTGCATTATTTTTAAAATACACGAATTCGTGTATTTTAAAATCAGGGTTATTTATCTTCTCCCAAAACCCCAAGAAATCTATTGTGTTTTTTGATCTTAGCCAACTGTGAAGTGCTCTATCCGCACCAGCACTACGAGCCATATCTGTTAAACAGATATAATCTTCAGCTCCTACTTTAGCAACATTTATATTACTCTCATGGACTGACATCGCAAGTTTGGTGTTTCGCTTCATATCAAAAAGGGATTTCTATTTTTAATTCTTTGCAAAATTCTGCTATTTTTCCTTGAAGTTTCACTTCATCTATTTCCAAAGTCTTAATTTCTTTTGCAACTTTTTCTATATCAATTTCCGGTTCTGGCTCAAAGGTATCTACATATCTTGGAATATTTAGGTTATATTCATTTTCTTTTATTTCATTCAAACTTGCTCTGTGAGAATATCTTTTTAATTCTTTTCTATTTCTATAAGTCTCAAAAATCTTCTCGATATTTTCATCTGTTAATTTATTTTGATTTTTTCCTTTTTCAAACTCTTTCGAGGCGTCAATAAATAAAATATCTTGATCTTCTTTTCTGCATTTTTTGAAAATTAGGATACAAGCTGGAATTGAAGTGCCATAAAAAAGATTTGCCGGAAGCCCTATCACTGCATCCAGATAATTTTGTCTTTCAATTATGTGCTTTCGTATTTGGCCTTCTGCTCCTCCCCTAAAGAGTGCTCCATGGGGAAGAACTACTGCCATTACGCCGTTATCTGCCAAATGATAAATCATATGGGTCACAAACGCATAATCCGCATATCCCTTTGGAGCTAATCTTCCGTACTGAGAAAACCGCTCATCCTGTTCAAGCAAAGGATTTTTATTACTCTCCCAATCTGCTGAAAATGGAGGATTAGCAACAACTGCTTCAGCTTGTAAATCTTGATGCATGTCATCAGTTAGCGTATCGCCATGCCTAATACTAAAATGGTCAAAACGAACTCCATGAAGGATCATATTCATACGTGCCAAATTGTAAGTTGTAGGGTTTAATTCCTGTCCGTAATAATCAACAATTTGTGCAAAATCCCCAACGCGAAGAAGAAGCGACCCTGAACCACATGTCGGATCATAAACCGATTTAATTCTTTGTTTTCCTTCAGTAACAATTTTCGACAATAATCTTGAAACTTGAGCAGGTGTATAAAATTCCCCTCCCTTTTTACCAGCACCTGCCGCAAACTCTCCAATCAAATATTCATAAGCATCTCCCAAAAGATCGCTTTTGGTATCTTCCAATTTAAAATCAATTCCAGAAAGCAATGTTAAGACTTCAACAATTACCTCATTTTTCTTAGTCTCAGTTTTCCCAAGTTTTGAAGAAGTTAAATCTACATCATCAAACAAACCTTTAAAATCATCTTCACTCGCTGTTCCCATTGATGTTTGTTCAATTGTGTTTAAAAC
The Patescibacteria group bacterium genome window above contains:
- a CDS encoding type I restriction endonuclease subunit R — protein: MKKKKLKRETIKTNMTTQSEAQLELELIQQLNKLGFESVTIPDSTALITNLKLQLEKFNETKLTDREFEKILNHLMHGDRFDKGKTLRDRFLLHRDDETTFYIRFFNMDQWCRNVYQVAHQITQMGNYKNRYDVTLLVNGLPLVQIELKRRGVEMKEAFNQINRYQRNTFTGTLFEYIQIFVISNGVNTKYFANNPRQFFEQTFFWTDEKNRKITKLNEFADVFLEKCNLSEMIAEYIVLAEAKDRTMMILRPYQYYAVKAIQKRVREGNKNGYIWHTTGSGKTLTSFKTSQILSRIPEVKKILFVVDRKDLDIQTTKEFNSFSKDSVDGTENTKNLVKQLKDKNRKLIVTTIQKLDVAIRREKYLDQFAYLQDEKVIIIFDECHRSQFGLTNARIRNFFHNAQMFGFTGTPIFAENNIGGVTTADVFGECLHKYVITHAIEDKNVLGFAVEYVGKYKQKFPDTVYMDNFVDPTVSGIDTKEVLESDDRVSKITDYILSDWKKKTKNGKFNAFFAVSNIEVLKKYYKHLKTRKPEDFKLATIFTYQANEEESTDMLDVDVFAEGAVNEQSREFLEKCIKDYNEVFGTNFSTDKFYNYYKDLQKRIKDKEVDLVLVVNMFLTGFDSARLNTLYVDKNLRYHGLIQAYSRTNRLLNADKPHGNIVTFRNLKEATDQALALFGDENAREIVFKKPYEEQKIEFEIKLQELREKTPTVESVDNLQGDEEKASFVKTFRDLLRIKSSLETFAEFSFDNLGITEQEFYDYQSKYLDIYEKRKNQTEEESVLDQIDFEIELTVRDIIDFDYIIKLIAGLKDITSKALREKKTEEILKLFDHSVKLRSKKELIRKFIEENLPKVVDSGKAEDAFENFWNSERSKQLKEIAIKENIQEEKFEKLISEYLYTQKLPSGQDIVDSLPQTPHILERQGIIDRIKTAIEKIVEIFEW
- a CDS encoding KilA-N domain-containing protein gives rise to the protein MKRNTKLAMSVHESNINVAKVGAEDYICLTDMARSAGADRALHSWLRSKNTIDFLGFWEKINNPDFKIHEFVYFKNNAGSNSFNPSVADWILKTGAKGIFSKKGRYGGTYAHKDIAFEFGSWLSPEFKLLIITEFQRLKEREQKFARWDAHRYLSRVNYKLHTDSIKNVLLPFLQLAKSDETFVYIDEADLLNKIVFGQTASEWRAKNKKLTKSGRNQRDYASSQELVILANLENLNAHFINEKKTQKERVTLLIDSAERQLRTFIKEDEEEQKLLEAKK
- a CDS encoding PD-(D/E)XK nuclease family protein, with the protein product MSDYYKPNRKRNIYDPESREPFRLSRSKIDLFINCPRCFYLDRRLGVSQPPSYPFSLNSAVDKLLKKEFDIHRNAKTQHPLMKAYGIDAIPLAHEKIDEWRDSLRRGVTAPIDGTNVIITGGVDDVWVNLAGEFIIVDYKSTSKETEVNLDADWQIAYKRQMEVYQWLFRKNGFKVSDTGYFVYCNGNTDRKAFDAKLEFDIKLIAYKGDTSWIAETIMNAINCLKSDELPECGEACDYCAYRKAVKEYEKA
- a CDS encoding type I restriction-modification system subunit M; amino-acid sequence: MLVEDKRNLEKQLWAVANVLRGKMNADEYKNYILGFIFYKYLSEKLERFINDKLLSRENYKFSGIGGNTQKDRDVLKAVEHACVEQLGYFLRPRELFLYLVKKGNREIKGQENFILEDLKSVLNTIEQTSMGTASEDDFKGLFDDVDLTSSKLGKTETKKNEVIVEVLTLLSGIDFKLEDTKSDLLGDAYEYLIGEFAAGAGKKGGEFYTPAQVSRLLSKIVTEGKQRIKSVYDPTCGSGSLLLRVGDFAQIVDYYGQELNPTTYNLARMNMILHGVRFDHFSIRHGDTLTDDMHQDLQAEAVVANPPFSADWESNKNPLLEQDERFSQYGRLAPKGYADYAFVTHMIYHLADNGVMAVVLPHGALFRGGAEGQIRKHIIERQNYLDAVIGLPANLFYGTSIPACILIFKKCRKEDQDILFIDASKEFEKGKNQNKLTDENIEKIFETYRNRKELKRYSHRASLNEIKENEYNLNIPRYVDTFEPEPEIDIEKVAKEIKTLEIDEVKLQGKIAEFCKELKIEIPF
- a CDS encoding DUF4145 domain-containing protein, which encodes MAKSKFYPPKFNEGQFHCPHCGVYAKQFWAHIRATNLHFSDFVIRNNTPFDEALSVEWRISRCEHCGNYMFWLNQDIVYPDKISVDDPNDDLNPDIKRDYKEAAEILHKSPRGSAALLRLSLQKLLKQLGEEGNNINEDIKKLIANGLNPTIQKALDYVRITGNNAVHPGQIDLSDNKDIALKLFEVINFIAEKTISEPKEVNRLFDSLPEDEKEKIKKRDNQN
- a CDS encoding restriction endonuclease subunit S; the encoded protein is MMIKIPKLRFPEFSGEWEEKKMGDVVWRIKTGVSVNSEERLKLTSELGILKTSAVFKRKFKPYEHKTILLSENKRAKINPKKGTVIVSRMNTPGLVGESAYVYEDHDDLYLPDRLWLVEFNKYSNGEFISFLISEGKIRSKLSTIATGTSNSMKNISQPGFLAIRISLPNSDEQQKIALFLTSVDSWIESLKKQQEELEKYKKGMMQKIFSQKIRYKDDNGKNFPKWEENKLGDLFDECNDRKENQSFEMLSISQSKGIVKQDTTIKKDSSSLDKSKYKIVRVGDIAYNTMRMWQGASAVSSFDGIVSPAYTVVRPKKGNVIFFGYLFKYPRIVFNFYRYSQGLTSDTWNLKFKHFSEIIVTIPASTKEQEKIANFLTSIDNLLQSKQQQISMAENWKKGLMQRMFV
- a CDS encoding DUF2130 domain-containing protein; amino-acid sequence: MKKIKVSIQDENTLVLLEDAQKGDLVDLKSIHETDIDKSSIDNLIKSIKTDEFDTQLEVAKRSIEKEKRLEAEIKEKEALAKRDQEIAALNIRIQTADIEKKLAVTEATKKIEKERNDLVNEVRNKEIEKQLLEKSLTEKFSAELKTKDDVIKMKDDEIALRKDMKLRLSTKMVGETLEQHCEVEFNKLRATAFPKAYFEKDNDSRSGSKGDYIYRDVDESGTEIISIMFEMKNEGDETATKHKNEDFLQELDKDRLEKKCEYAVLVTLLEIDNDLYNSGIVDVSHKYPKMYVVRPQFFIPIITVLHNAAMNSLKYKTELALVRSQNIDITNFENDINKFKEGFAGNFDLASRKFKTAIDEIDKTMDHLQKTKEALLSSVNNLRLANSKAQDLTIKKLTRGNPTMTAKFEEINQKIS